In the genome of bacterium, the window GGTCACGCACAACGAGGGGCTGGCGCGGGCCGCCGGCCGCACCCTCCGACTCGAGGCCGGCCGCTTCGCCGCGCCCTAGAGGGACGAGGCGAGATTGACCGTGGCCGTCAGCTCGTTGCTGAGGTGGCCGCGCTCGTCCTCCAGGATCGCCGTCAGCTTCCAGGTCCCGACCGGGTCGACACCGCAGGTGAAGAAGAAGCCGTCCCAGATCGCCCTGCCCGGCGACGTCGTGAGGTCCAGGTCCGTCCACGGCACCGAGCGCTCCACGCGCGCCCCGGGCTGGCCGGACTTCGTCTGCTCCTCCAGGACGATGGTGAGCCGGTTGTAGTCGCCCTGCGGGTCGTGGTACCCGAAGGAGATGGTCAGCGTGTTCTTCGGACCGCAGATGGCGTTTGGCGGCCCGACGGCCAGGTCCGTGATGACGGGGCTCGAGCGGGCGGTGGATCCGGACGGGGTCAGCCAGTCGCAGCCGGCGGCCGGGAGAAGGACCGCGAGCGTCAGCAGGCACCACAGCACTCGGCGGATCGGCGGCATCGTCATGGCATCCACACCTCCTGCGGCTGAACCTACCGCCGCACGGCCGAAAACGCAAGCGATGGGGAACGCCGGCGGCCGTCGCTCCCGCGCCCGCCGGCGGGGCGGGGTGCCGCCCCGAGGGGGCAGGCGGCGCAACGCGGCGCCCGCGGCCGGCAGAACTCCTTGCCGAGCCGGACGATCAGCGCGTGATACTCGTTGAAGAGGGCGACGTCGGCGGGCAGCGCCCCCGTGAAGAGCCGCTGGATGTCCGCGTAGGCGGCCCCCTCCCCGACGAGCCCGTGGCGCGAGAGCACGCGCCTGGTGTACGCATCGACGACGAACGAGGGCCGGCCGGCCGCGTAGAGCAGGATCGAGTCCGCGGTCTCCGGCCCGATGCCGGTGATCCCGAGCAGTTCCTCCCGCAGCGACGGCCCGGGGACCCGCAGCAGGCGCGCGACGCTCCCGCCGTGGCGCCGCCGCAGGTGCGCAAGCAGGTGCCCGAGCCGCGCGGCCTTGACGCGGAAGTAGCCCGCCGGCCGGATCAGCTCCGCCAGGGCCGCGGGACGCAGCCGCGCCATCGCCCCCGGCGTCAATGCCCGCGCCGCCCGCAGGTTCGCGATCGCCCGCTCGACGTTCCGCCAGTTCGTGTTCTGCGTGAGGATCGCGCCGACCATGACCTCGAACGGCGTCTCGGCCGGCCACCAGCTCTGGGGGCCGAACGCCGCCAGGAGCGCGTCGTGGATCGCCAGCAGCTCGGCGCGCCCGGCACGGCGCCAGCGCCAGGGCCGTTCGTGCGGTCCGGACGCGGCCCGCAGCCTCTTCCGGGCCGCCCCCGGATCCGTGGCATTCTTGACAGGCACCAGCAAATACCCTATAAACCCTGCGCCCTTTACGGCGGTGTAGCTCAGTTGGTCAGAGCACGCGGCTCATATCCGCGGAGTCGGTGGTTCAAGTCCACCCACCGCCACCAGGTCGTCGCTAAGGGCCCATCTGCGGCGTCGGACTCCTCCCGTCTCCCTGCGGCGTACCACTCGTACGCCTCGGTCGCCGGTTCGTCCTCCTCCTTGCATCTGGACCCTTCTCGACGACCTGGTCAGGCACGGTGCCGGTCCGCCCATCTGCGGCGTTGCACTCCTCCCGTCTCCCTGAGGCGTACCACTCGTACGCCTCGGTCGCCGGATCGTCGTGCGCCTTGCATCTGGACCCTTCTCCTCGCCCTGGCCAGGCATGGTGACCGTCAAGGCCAATCTCCGGCCCCGTGGGTCCCGTGCCCGGGCTGCCCGGGCCGGAAGGGAGCGGATTCTTTCGTCCCAGCAAGGCAGCGGAGACGGGCGCGCGGAGGCAGCCTGGTGGCTGCCGCACAAGCTGCCCGATCCGCAACGCCGCTGGGGCGGAAGAAGCCCTCCCTGCCGCCCGGGCCACTCCGTACCCACGCTGCCCGACTCGATGGGGAGCGGATTTTCGCGTCCCTGCAAGGCAGTCGGGATGGGCGCGCGGAGGTGTGCTGGTGCACACCGCACAAGCAGCCCGACCGACAACACAGCAGGGGCGTGAAAAGCCCTCGCCAGCGAGCCGGGCCGCACGGTCACCGTCGCATGCGGTTGAGTTGGGAGACGGCGGCAAATCCCTCGTCGTTGAAACAGAACAGCTCACGCGAGACGAACACGTCCACGAATCGTTGCCCCGGAAAGGCCGCGAACTCGTGCACGCCCAGCAGGTCGGTCGCATCCTGCTGCAGGCAGCGGTCACCATACTCCATGTCGATCCACGCGTGCTCGACCAGCCCATCCGGGGCCGGAATCTGCCCGACGACGACGCGCACGCCGGCGCTCGGCACCCCGAGGGCGCGGTAGAGACTGGCGAGCAGCGCGGCCTTGCCGAGGCAGCTGGCGCGCCCCGCCGCCAGCGTCTCCTCGGGCGGGCCCGTCGCCCGCATCGGCTCGAAGGCGATCTCGTCGCGCACGAAGCCATAGGCAGCCTCCAGCGAACCGAGTCGCCGCGCGAGGTCCGCCACCGCCGGCGCCTCGGGAGTGACCAGCGCGCTGTAGTCCCGCGGATGGTTCACCCGCATCTGGTGGAACGCCGGCGGCGCCGGCTCCGCCCCGCCCAGGCGATTGCCGAGCGCGACGCCCAGGGCCAGGGTCACCGCCGCCGCCGCCGCGTGCCGCAGGTAGCGCCGCGCACTATCCACCAACCGGCCAGTCATCATCCCACTTGCCTTGTAGACTGAGCCCCGGGCGGTGTCAAGCGCCCGCCCTGCCGTCACTCGCGCGTGCGCGGCCGCCTGTTCGCCGCCAGCACCTTCTTGCGGAAGCGGAAGACCGCCGGGGTGACCTCGAGCAGCTCGTCCTCCCGCAGGAACTCGAGCGCCTGCTCGAGGCTGAAGGTGCGCGGCGGCACCAGCTGCACGGTCTCCTCCGACGTCGAGGCGCGCATGTTCGTCAGCTTCTTCTCCTTGACGATGTTCACGTCCAGGTCGTTCGGCCGCGCGTTCTCGCCGACGATCATCCCCTCGTAGACCTCGTCGCCGGGGTGCACGAAGAGCGTCCCGCGCGGCTGCAGGTGCTCGATCGCGTAGGAGGTCGCCCTGCCCGGCCGGTCGGCGACGAGGGCGCCGTTCGGCCGCTGCGCGATCTCCCCCTTCCACGGCTCGTGGCCGTCGAAGAGGTGGTTCATGATGCCGGCGCCGCGCGTCTCGGTCAGGAACTGGGTGCGAAAACCGATGAGCCCGCGCGCCGGGATGCGGAACTCGAGGCGGGCGCGGCCGCTGCCGTGGTTGACCATCTTCATCATGCGGCCGCGGCGCGCGCCGACCATCTGGGTCACGGCGCCCACGACCTCCTCCGGGCAGTCGACGATGAGCACCTCCACCGGCTCGTGCCGCGCGCCGTCGATGACCTTCGTCACGACCTCCGGCCGCCCGACCGACAGCTCGTAGCCCTCGCGCCGCATCGTCTCGATGATGATCGCCAGCTGCAGCTCGCCGCGGCCGGCGACGAGGAAGGCGTCCGGCGCCTCCGTCGGCTCGATGCGGATCGCGACGTTGGCGAGGGCCTCGCGCGCGAGCCGGTCGCGCAGGTGCCGCGAGGTGACGTACTTGCCGTCGCGCCCCGAGAGCGGCGAGGAGTTCACCGAGAAGACCACCGCGATCGTCGGCTCGTCGACCGTGATCGGCGGCAGCGGCCGCGGCGTCTCCGGGTCGGAGAGCGTCTCGCCGATGCAGACCTCCGCGAACCCCGAGAGCGCCACGATGTCGCCGGGACCGGCCTCGGCCACCGCGACGCGCCGCAGCCCCGCGTGCCCGAAGAGGCCGGTGACCTTGGCCGTGACCACCGAGCCGTCCAGCCGGCACAGCGCGGCCTGCTGGTCCTTGCGCAGCCGCCCGTTGAAGATCCGCCCGACGATGAGCCGGCCGATGTAGTCGTCGTAGTCGATGTTGGCCACCAGCAGCTGCAGCGGCGCCTCCGGGTCGTAGCGCGGCGGGGGCACCGTCGTGACGATCGCCTCGAGCAGCGGGAGCAGGAGCTGGTCCTCGCCGTCCGCGGTCGTGCGGCAGGTCCCCTTGCGCGCGTTGCAGTAGAAGACCGGGAAATCCAGTTGGTCCTCGGCGGCATCGAGGTCGATGAACAGGTCGTAGACCTCGTTGAGCACCTCCGCCGTGCGCGCGTCGGGGCGGTCGATCTTGTTGATGACGAGGATCGGCGTGAGCTTCTTCTCCAGCGCCTTGCCGAGGACGAAGCGCGTCTGCGGCAGCGGCCCCTCGCTCGCGTCCACGAGGAGCATCACGCCGTCGACCATCGAGAGCGTGCGCTCGACCTCGCCGCCGAAGTCCGCGTGCCCCGGCGTGTCGACGATGTTGATGTGCACGCCGTTGAACTCCACCGAGGTGTTCTTGGCCATGATGGTGATGCCCTTCTCGCGCTCGAGCGACATCGAGTCCATCACGCGCACCGCGACGTTCTCGTTCGCGCGGAACGTGCCGCTCTGCCAGAGCAGGGCGTCCA includes:
- a CDS encoding endonuclease III domain-containing protein — translated: MLAIHDALLAAFGPQSWWPAETPFEVMVGAILTQNTNWRNVERAIANLRAARALTPGAMARLRPAALAELIRPAGYFRVKAARLGHLLAHLRRRHGGSVARLLRVPGPSLREELLGITGIGPETADSILLYAAGRPSFVVDAYTRRVLSRHGLVGEGAAYADIQRLFTGALPADVALFNEYHALIVRLGKEFCRPRAPRCAACPLGAAPRPAGGRGSDGRRRSPSLAFSAVRR
- a CDS encoding transglutaminase-like domain-containing protein, whose amino-acid sequence is MDSARRYLRHAAAAAVTLALGVALGNRLGGAEPAPPAFHQMRVNHPRDYSALVTPEAPAVADLARRLGSLEAAYGFVRDEIAFEPMRATGPPEETLAAGRASCLGKAALLASLYRALGVPSAGVRVVVGQIPAPDGLVEHAWIDMEYGDRCLQQDATDLLGVHEFAAFPGQRFVDVFVSRELFCFNDEGFAAVSQLNRMRR
- the typA gene encoding translational GTPase TypA encodes the protein MCTATREDVRNIAIIAHVDHGKTTLVDALLWQSGTFRANENVAVRVMDSMSLEREKGITIMAKNTSVEFNGVHINIVDTPGHADFGGEVERTLSMVDGVMLLVDASEGPLPQTRFVLGKALEKKLTPILVINKIDRPDARTAEVLNEVYDLFIDLDAAEDQLDFPVFYCNARKGTCRTTADGEDQLLLPLLEAIVTTVPPPRYDPEAPLQLLVANIDYDDYIGRLIVGRIFNGRLRKDQQAALCRLDGSVVTAKVTGLFGHAGLRRVAVAEAGPGDIVALSGFAEVCIGETLSDPETPRPLPPITVDEPTIAVVFSVNSSPLSGRDGKYVTSRHLRDRLAREALANVAIRIEPTEAPDAFLVAGRGELQLAIIIETMRREGYELSVGRPEVVTKVIDGARHEPVEVLIVDCPEEVVGAVTQMVGARRGRMMKMVNHGSGRARLEFRIPARGLIGFRTQFLTETRGAGIMNHLFDGHEPWKGEIAQRPNGALVADRPGRATSYAIEHLQPRGTLFVHPGDEVYEGMIVGENARPNDLDVNIVKEKKLTNMRASTSEETVQLVPPRTFSLEQALEFLREDELLEVTPAVFRFRKKVLAANRRPRTRE